The Fluviispira sanaruensis sequence TCGTTACCAAGGTCATTGAGAGTTTAAGCAGAGAAAGCATCTGGTCAACAACAAAAATTTTGAATAAATGCATTTGGTGCTTGAAAAGTTTTCTTCACTTTATAAGAATGACCTTCGTTTCAGCTACTTTGAAAGAAAGGCGCTCCTGACTATGCTTGATCCAAAATTTATCCGAGATAACCTAGAAGCTATTGCAATTGCAGCAAAAAATAAGAGATTTGAATTTGATCCCAATCTCTTTTCTGAACTATACGACAAACGCTCTAAATATATCAAAGAAACTGAAGAGCTCAGAAGCAAACGCAATGAAGGCTCCGATGCCGTAAAAAAAGCGAAATCTAAAGAAGAAAGAGAATCTTTAGTCGCTCAAATGAGAGCTTTAGGCCCTATTCTCGAAGAATCTGAAAAAAATCTTCGCGAAGTTGAAAAAGACTTCGAAAGACTCTTACTGACCGTGCCAAGCATAGCTTCAGATGACACACCAATTGGCGCAAGTGACGCTGACAATGTTGAAATCAAAAAGGTGGGTGAGATCCCAAGATTTGAGTTTAAAGCTTTAGACCACATCACACTCGGCAAAAATCTTGGCATCATGGACTTTGAAAGAGGGACACAGATTGCAGGATCCCGCAGTTATTTTCTAACAGGCGTAGGAGCAGAGCTTGAAAGAGCTGTGCATTCGCTGGCACTCGAAGTCTTAAAAAAACGCAATTATAAACAAATGAGTGTCCCTGTTCTCGTGCGCACAAGCGCAATGGAAGGCACAGGATATCTTCCAGGTGGGGCAGACC is a genomic window containing:
- the serS gene encoding serine--tRNA ligase: MLDPKFIRDNLEAIAIAAKNKRFEFDPNLFSELYDKRSKYIKETEELRSKRNEGSDAVKKAKSKEERESLVAQMRALGPILEESEKNLREVEKDFERLLLTVPSIASDDTPIGASDADNVEIKKVGEIPRFEFKALDHITLGKNLGIMDFERGTQIAGSRSYFLTGVGAELERAVHSLALEVLKKRNYKQMSVPVLVRTSAMEGTGYLPGGADQAYFVEKDDMWLVGTSEVPLASYHQNEMIEAAQLPIKMCAWSTCFRREAGAAGKDTKGLYRVHQFQKIEQVIICEPNIEKSDILHAELLQNAEDILQLLELPYRVVQVCTGDLGQGQVKKNDVETWMPSRNNYGETHSCSSFYDFQARRLKIRTRDENGKAQICFTLNNTAVATPRLLIPLLENHQTPDGRIRIPKALRKFMDNAEYIG